AGGCTTGATCCAAACATGGTCAGGTGTCGACCGGTGTCAGTTCACTCCGCCGCGAGCACGCCGTGCGCCTCCAGCACCTTCCCGAGCCGGTACATTGAGGCGACGACGGCGTCGCAGACGGGCCGCACCGCGGACTTTGGGACGAAGCCGACGGCGAGGCCCGCGACCTCCAGCATCGGCAGGTCGTTCGCGCCGTCGCCGACCGCCACCGCGTCGGCCATCGAAACGCCGACCTCGGCCGCCAGGTCCGCGAGCGCGTCGTCTTTCGTCCCCTCGATGAGCGGCCCCTCGGCCGCCCCGGTGAGCGCGCCGTCGGCCCCGGTCGGCAGGCGGTTCGCGACGATCGTGTCGACCGCGACCCCCTCCCGCTCCAGCGCCGCCTCGACGCCGCGCTCGAAGCCGCCGGTCAACACGGCGACGTGGTGCCCCTCGTCGCGCAGGCGTCGGATGAGCCGCGCCGCGCCGGGTCGGATCCGGACCGCGTCGAAGGCGTCCGCGATGTCTTCCTCCGGGAGGCCCTCCAGTAGCTCCGCGCGCCGATAGAGGCTCTCGGCGTAGCTCATCTCGTCGTTCATCGCCCGCTCGGTGATCTCGGCGACCTCGTCGGTGACGCCCGCCCGCTCGGCGAGCAGCACCGTCATCTCGGAGTCGGAGAGCGTCCCGTCGAAGTCGAACGCGATGAGACTCATGGGTTCCGTTCGTCTCGGCGGGACCTTGAAGCGCGCGGTCGCGGGGTCACTTGCCGTCCGCGTCGGCGAGGAACTCCACGTCGCCGGCGACGACCGCGCTGGCGATGACCCCGACGCCGACGAGGGTGGCGACCCCGAGGGTGGTCAGGGTCACCGAAACCGCCGACCCGCCGACCGCGACGCCGACGAACGCCCCGACGGCCCCGCCGACGCCGCCGGCGATCACCGCCAGCGTCTGCGCCTCTCGCATAGGTGTCGCTTCAGCAACACGGGTTATAAGCGTTCGTGCCGGGTTCTCTCCGGTGATAACGCGGCGGGCCGCGCGAGCGGTCCGGCGGCGGGTTCAGCGCGGGTACCGCCGACCGAGGTCGACGCCATCGTCGGCCGAACCGTCCGAATTCTCTTCGTCCTCGTCGCCGCCCGGACTCACGCTCCCCGTCCGGTAGCCGGCCATGTCGAGCGTGACGTACTCGAAGCCGAGGTCGGTGAGGTGTTCGTGGACGGCGTCGGCGAACGCCGGGTCCAGCGCGCGCTCCAGTTCCTCCGGCGCGATCTCGACGCGCGCCAGCCCGTCGTGGTCGCGCACCCGGAACCCCTCGAAGCCCCACTCGCGGAGCACCCGCTCGGCCTTCTCGACGCGGCTCAGCCGCTCCTCGGTCACCTCCAGTCCGGTCGGGATCCGCGAGGAGAGACACGCCATCGAGGGCTTGTCGGCGACGGAGAGGTCGTAGGCGTCGGCGATCGCGCGCACCTCCTCCTTCGATACGCCGGCGTCCAGCAGCGGGGAGAACACGTCGAGCTCCTCGACGGCGCGGAGGCCGGGTCGGTGGCCCTCGCCGGGGTCGTCCGCGTTCGTCCCGTCGCAGACCGTGTCGATCCCGAGGTCCTTCGCCGTCTCGTACATCTTGCCGAGCCGCATCGTCCGGCAGTGGTAACAGCGGTCGCCGTCGTTGGCGACGAAGTTCGGGTCGTCCAGCTCGGAGAAGGTCACGGTCTCGTGGGGGATCCCGATCTCGTCGGCGACCCGCTCCGCGTCCGCCAGCTCCGCGGCTGGGAGCGTCTCGCTGCGGGCGGTACACGCCACGGCGTCGTCGCCGAGTACGTCCGCCGCCAGCGCCGCGACCACCGCGGAGTCGACCCCGCCCGAGAACGCGACGAGGACCCCGTCGCGCTCGCCGAGCGCGTCGCGGGCGGTCGCCGCCTTCGCCGCCGTCTCGGGCGCGAGCGACCCGTCGCCGACGGGCCGCGCGTTCTGACTCATGGCCGGCGTTGGCGGCGAGCGCGAAAAAGCCCGTCGCACGCGGATCGGCGCTCTTCGCCGCCGACGCGAACCGGTCCCGGTTCGAGGTCGCGCGCGTCCGGACCGCGGGAGCGACCCGCACGCTTTAGACCGTTGCCGCGATACCGGCGAGTAGATGGAGCTGGAGGCGATCCCCGGCGTCGGGGCCAAGACGGCCGCGGCGCTGCGCGAACTGGACGACCCGGTCGCGACCGTCGAGTCCGGCGACGTGGCCGCCATCGCCCGCGCGCCGGGCGTCAACGAGGCCCGCGCGGCCCGGATCGCCCGCGGGGCGATCCGCCGCCGCCACGACGACGAGGGGCGCGTGCTGGCGACCGACCGCGCCCGCGAGCTGTACCGGGAAGCGATCGACCTGCTGCGCGAGCGCACCGTCACCGACTACGCCGCGAAGCGGCTGGAGACGTTCTACCCGAGCGCGTCCGCCTCGCGGATCGCGGAGGCGCAGTCGTTCGCGGCCGACGCCGCGGAACGCGACCCGGACCCCGCCGTCCGCGAGGCGCTCGCGGACTGCGCGCCCCTCTCCGACCCCCCGACCGTCCGCGTCCGCGACCGCTGCCTCGCGACCGCCGA
This genomic stretch from Halorubrum hochsteinianum harbors:
- the serB gene encoding phosphoserine phosphatase SerB, encoding MSLIAFDFDGTLSDSEMTVLLAERAGVTDEVAEITERAMNDEMSYAESLYRRAELLEGLPEEDIADAFDAVRIRPGAARLIRRLRDEGHHVAVLTGGFERGVEAALEREGVAVDTIVANRLPTGADGALTGAAEGPLIEGTKDDALADLAAEVGVSMADAVAVGDGANDLPMLEVAGLAVGFVPKSAVRPVCDAVVASMYRLGKVLEAHGVLAAE
- the larE gene encoding ATP-dependent sacrificial sulfur transferase LarE is translated as MSQNARPVGDGSLAPETAAKAATARDALGERDGVLVAFSGGVDSAVVAALAADVLGDDAVACTARSETLPAAELADAERVADEIGIPHETVTFSELDDPNFVANDGDRCYHCRTMRLGKMYETAKDLGIDTVCDGTNADDPGEGHRPGLRAVEELDVFSPLLDAGVSKEEVRAIADAYDLSVADKPSMACLSSRIPTGLEVTEERLSRVEKAERVLREWGFEGFRVRDHDGLARVEIAPEELERALDPAFADAVHEHLTDLGFEYVTLDMAGYRTGSVSPGGDEDEENSDGSADDGVDLGRRYPR